From the Leptospira sp. WS60.C2 genome, one window contains:
- a CDS encoding YgcG family protein — protein MKQTISKNSFFKKRISSVLLFCIGLACFPTTTTFAYPVPKLERRVMDHAGILSQATVEQLESSLKQFEAETSNQISVYTTPSLHDETIEDVSIQIFDEWKLGQKTKNNGVLLIIAPNERKMRIAVGRGLEGALTDIQAKHIIRNQLRPSFQSGDMDGGVTAGVNAIMATIRGEYTPSEDDVSTTGNGSTDVMSSGIVGGAFTLISLFVPAFGGVIFTIVGLIILMPLITFIFGSGLGLIVAALLFFLILYIKRKLGLGQGGDSGGGGYFGGGWSSGGDSSWSSSDSWSGGGGDSAGGGSSGDW, from the coding sequence ATGAAACAAACAATTTCAAAAAATTCTTTTTTCAAAAAAAGGATCTCGTCTGTTTTATTATTTTGTATCGGGCTCGCTTGTTTTCCGACTACTACTACTTTCGCATACCCAGTTCCTAAACTCGAGAGACGAGTGATGGATCATGCAGGCATTCTCTCTCAAGCAACCGTGGAACAATTAGAATCAAGTTTAAAACAATTTGAAGCTGAAACAAGTAATCAAATATCTGTTTATACGACACCAAGTTTGCATGATGAGACCATCGAAGACGTTTCCATACAAATCTTTGATGAATGGAAACTAGGTCAAAAAACTAAAAACAATGGAGTTTTACTCATCATTGCGCCTAACGAAAGAAAGATGAGAATTGCAGTGGGCCGAGGTTTGGAAGGTGCACTCACCGACATCCAAGCAAAACACATCATTCGTAACCAATTGAGACCAAGTTTTCAGTCAGGTGATATGGATGGTGGAGTCACAGCTGGTGTCAATGCCATCATGGCAACCATTCGTGGGGAATACACTCCTTCGGAAGATGATGTCTCTACAACAGGAAATGGATCTACGGATGTGATGAGTTCAGGAATCGTTGGGGGGGCATTTACGCTCATTTCCCTTTTTGTTCCTGCATTTGGGGGAGTGATCTTCACCATTGTTGGATTGATCATATTAATGCCACTCATCACCTTTATTTTTGGCAGTGGTTTAGGCCTCATTGTGGCCGCTCTTTTGTTTTTCCTCATCCTCTATATAAAGAGAAAACTGGGACTTGGCCAAGGTGGCGACAGCGGTGGTGGTGGATACTTTGGTGGAGGATGGTCTTCTGGCGGGGATTCTTCTTGGTCTTCTAGCGACAGTTGGTCAGGAGGTGGAGGTGATTCCGCTGGGGGAGGATCATCGGGAGACTGGTAA
- a CDS encoding SpoIIE family protein phosphatase, whose protein sequence is MKRNVRWVCFLSILVLFSCSVIEVPPNANKGHLTVVDYLSSPKQTVQLVGEWEYYPGVLLPPSELSEIKSIRAPHYFTVPGIWTKSFLEKGFLAGDGYATFHLELEHGLKGIPLSLKIPEMESAFNLYVDGEKLASNGVVSTSYQTGIPEYRPQIIDFIPKENQTSFLLQISNYHHRKGGPAQVITIGRTSDIHKKFEFEILRDMLLVGSILFMGLYHIFLYWNRKKDPFTYWFALTCILVALRVFITGNKYLVQIFPNLPWEIHLKLSYLSFFLVTPIFARYVYLLFKPYFSRRVYEFLKYIGFAFCFIVLLTRSSFYTYLMIPFQVFTLMGAVYAMIVLTRAIRDSLPGSVIFLVSFVIFISSFINDILVNNLIINAPLIIHFGIFMMFFVQSVYIARNFSKGFQDAENLAIELSEKNQTLQKVQNQITILNERLETRVKDKTIELQSKLDQITKDMKLAKSIIQSVTKVPEMEPYIKVDILYKPTADVGGDIFFVKRIQDFYYRFFLGDATGHGLQAALYSMMIQSEFERVSAVAMRPNDLLFYMNQHFYDKNADLQIYFPALVVDFDFHQSLLRYAGAGVQNQIIQKKNSEIFILENTGPIIGILEHYRYGIFETKVESGDRIFLFTDGLFEELNEADGMQAWSELSSMVQQTKDLPFEEIVPSIQSMLFEKMNKTSWKDDSTLILIEVV, encoded by the coding sequence GTGAAACGCAACGTCCGTTGGGTCTGCTTCCTTTCGATTTTGGTACTTTTTTCATGTTCGGTGATTGAAGTACCTCCCAATGCTAACAAAGGTCACCTAACAGTTGTAGATTATTTAAGTTCACCCAAACAAACGGTACAACTTGTGGGAGAGTGGGAGTATTATCCAGGTGTTTTACTTCCACCTTCTGAACTTTCCGAAATCAAATCCATCCGCGCTCCTCATTATTTTACAGTTCCAGGAATCTGGACAAAATCATTTTTAGAAAAAGGATTTTTGGCAGGAGATGGATATGCAACATTTCATTTGGAATTAGAACATGGTTTAAAAGGTATCCCTCTTTCTTTAAAAATTCCTGAAATGGAGTCTGCCTTCAACTTATATGTGGATGGGGAAAAACTCGCTTCCAATGGAGTTGTCTCCACATCCTACCAAACTGGAATTCCAGAATATCGACCTCAAATTATAGATTTTATTCCGAAAGAAAACCAAACTTCTTTCCTATTACAAATTTCAAATTACCATCACAGAAAAGGTGGTCCTGCGCAAGTGATCACCATTGGTAGAACTTCTGACATTCATAAAAAATTTGAGTTCGAAATCTTAAGAGATATGTTACTTGTTGGTAGCATTCTCTTTATGGGTTTGTATCATATTTTTTTATACTGGAATCGTAAAAAAGATCCTTTTACCTATTGGTTTGCATTAACTTGTATCTTAGTCGCTTTACGCGTGTTCATCACAGGAAATAAGTATTTAGTCCAAATTTTCCCTAATCTTCCTTGGGAAATTCATCTCAAACTTAGCTATTTGAGCTTTTTTCTAGTCACACCGATTTTTGCAAGATATGTATATTTATTATTCAAACCGTATTTTTCAAGAAGGGTCTATGAATTCTTAAAATACATTGGCTTTGCTTTTTGTTTCATTGTTTTACTCACAAGGTCTTCCTTTTACACCTATTTGATGATTCCTTTTCAGGTGTTTACTTTGATGGGAGCTGTGTATGCAATGATTGTTTTGACCCGAGCCATTCGAGACTCTTTGCCTGGTTCTGTCATATTTTTAGTTAGTTTCGTGATTTTTATTTCTAGTTTTATCAATGATATTTTAGTCAATAACCTTATCATAAATGCACCACTCATCATACACTTTGGGATCTTTATGATGTTTTTTGTGCAGTCGGTATACATTGCACGAAATTTTTCAAAAGGATTTCAAGATGCAGAAAACCTTGCGATTGAACTTTCTGAAAAAAACCAAACTCTCCAAAAAGTACAAAACCAAATCACAATCCTGAATGAACGATTGGAAACACGAGTCAAAGACAAAACGATCGAATTACAAAGTAAACTGGATCAGATCACAAAGGATATGAAACTCGCCAAGTCCATCATACAAAGTGTAACTAAAGTACCAGAAATGGAACCTTATATCAAGGTGGACATTTTGTACAAACCAACGGCAGATGTTGGTGGTGATATTTTCTTCGTAAAACGAATCCAAGATTTTTATTATCGATTTTTTTTAGGTGATGCAACCGGACATGGATTGCAGGCAGCTTTGTATTCCATGATGATCCAATCAGAGTTTGAAAGGGTCTCTGCGGTTGCGATGCGTCCGAATGATCTATTGTTTTACATGAATCAACATTTTTATGATAAAAATGCGGATTTGCAGATTTATTTTCCAGCTCTTGTTGTCGATTTTGATTTTCATCAAAGTTTACTTCGTTATGCGGGAGCGGGTGTCCAAAATCAAATCATCCAGAAAAAAAATTCGGAAATATTCATATTAGAGAATACAGGTCCTATTATAGGGATTTTAGAGCATTATCGTTATGGAATTTTTGAAACAAAAGTGGAATCGGGAGATCGAATCTTTTTATTTACCGATGGATTGTTTGAAGAATTGAACGAAGCTGATGGAATGCAAGCTTGGTCTGAATTGTCTTCCATGGTCCAACAAACAAAGGATTTACCTTTCGAAGAAATCGTCCCATCCATCCAATCGATGTTGTTCGAAAAAATGAATAAAACAAGTTGGAAGGATGATTCTACTTTGATTTTAATCGAAGTAGTGTGA